One genomic region from Streptomyces sp. NBC_00582 encodes:
- a CDS encoding alpha-L-fucosidase, translating to MSSSVNRRQFLAGATCVAAAAVAGGGFGAGSAQAAPNAYTPNWSSVNHHTAAPEWFKDAKFGIYFHWGVFSVPAYDSEWYPRNMYESGSKANKHHIATYGDPTVWPFHNFIKGADDLAGNLAQFDPKLKSAGGKFDPDEWAQLFVDAGAQFAGPVAEHHDGFSMWDSQVNEWNSVDKGPGLNLLKLFTDAIRARKLKLLVAMHHAYNYTGYYEYAPAQTDESLKKLYGQLSSDAENQLWYGKLKEVVDLAEPDILWQDWRLDHVDETQRLNFLSYYYNQADRWGREVVATYKDGFDSHGEVYDYERGGPADLTAPYWLTDDSISSSSWCYTEGIGYYSLTQMLHSLIDRVSKNGNMLLNIAPEADGTIPQGQRDLLLGIGDYLKRHGESVYGTRAWTAYGEGPTKMGGGSFTRPTAGTAQDIRFTRDKANTVLYATVLGWPGSSLTIKTLNSERIDLRSLSSVKLLGATDGTYIDLPTPTQDAGGLTVTLPSTAPFDAPAYVLKLRFAERIPPLLPLAGAVAFKEAGYRGDSAVLALGDYTADQLTLAGLPPRALSSLKLAPGHQLVGYSGDNFTGTAWTYTTDNAAVRNKITSLKVVFDPSAYFKVVNVTDALALDSGGDVGSGSNLKQWTWDGSPNLQWQAVELGNGYYKLVNRTNGMVADGWGATSDGSPVRQAAWNGGTNQQWQITHRGDGRYSIANRTSGLVLDGGGDVASGSVTKQWTYGSSTNLLWTFTEV from the coding sequence ATGTCGAGTTCGGTCAACAGACGTCAGTTCCTCGCCGGTGCCACCTGCGTGGCCGCGGCAGCCGTGGCCGGCGGCGGGTTCGGCGCCGGCAGCGCGCAGGCGGCACCCAACGCCTATACACCCAACTGGAGTTCGGTGAACCATCACACCGCGGCACCCGAGTGGTTCAAGGACGCCAAGTTCGGCATCTACTTCCACTGGGGTGTCTTCAGTGTCCCCGCGTACGACAGCGAGTGGTACCCGCGGAACATGTACGAGAGCGGCAGCAAGGCGAACAAGCACCACATCGCGACCTATGGCGACCCGACGGTGTGGCCGTTCCACAACTTCATCAAGGGCGCGGACGACCTCGCGGGGAACCTCGCACAGTTCGACCCGAAGCTGAAGTCGGCGGGCGGCAAATTCGATCCGGACGAGTGGGCGCAGCTGTTCGTGGACGCGGGCGCGCAGTTCGCCGGTCCGGTCGCCGAGCACCACGACGGCTTCTCGATGTGGGACAGCCAGGTCAACGAGTGGAACTCGGTGGACAAGGGACCGGGGCTGAACCTGCTGAAGCTGTTCACCGACGCCATCCGCGCGAGGAAGCTGAAGCTGCTGGTGGCGATGCACCACGCGTACAACTACACCGGCTACTACGAATACGCGCCGGCCCAGACCGACGAGAGCCTCAAGAAGCTTTACGGACAGCTGAGTTCGGATGCCGAGAACCAGCTCTGGTACGGCAAGCTCAAGGAGGTCGTCGACCTCGCCGAGCCGGACATCCTGTGGCAGGACTGGCGGCTGGACCATGTCGACGAGACCCAGCGGCTCAACTTCCTGTCGTACTACTACAACCAGGCCGACAGGTGGGGCAGGGAAGTCGTCGCCACCTACAAGGACGGCTTCGACAGCCACGGCGAGGTCTACGACTACGAGCGCGGCGGCCCCGCCGACCTCACCGCGCCCTACTGGCTGACCGACGACAGCATCTCCAGCTCCAGCTGGTGCTACACCGAGGGCATCGGCTACTACTCGCTCACGCAGATGCTGCACTCGCTGATCGACCGCGTCAGCAAGAACGGCAACATGCTGCTCAACATCGCGCCCGAGGCCGACGGCACCATCCCGCAGGGCCAGCGCGACCTCCTGCTGGGCATCGGCGACTACCTGAAGCGGCACGGCGAGTCGGTCTACGGCACCCGGGCCTGGACGGCGTACGGCGAGGGCCCGACGAAGATGGGCGGCGGCTCCTTCACCCGGCCCACGGCCGGTACCGCTCAGGACATCCGCTTCACCCGCGACAAGGCGAACACCGTCCTGTACGCCACCGTCCTGGGCTGGCCCGGCAGTTCACTGACGATCAAGACGCTCAACTCGGAGCGGATCGACCTGCGGTCCCTGTCCTCGGTGAAACTGCTCGGCGCGACGGACGGCACCTACATCGACCTGCCCACCCCCACCCAGGACGCGGGCGGGCTGACGGTGACCCTTCCCTCGACGGCCCCGTTCGACGCGCCCGCGTACGTGCTGAAGCTCCGCTTCGCCGAGCGTATCCCCCCGCTGCTACCCCTCGCCGGCGCCGTGGCCTTCAAGGAGGCCGGCTACCGCGGCGACAGCGCCGTGCTCGCCCTCGGCGACTACACCGCCGACCAGCTCACCCTCGCCGGCCTGCCCCCGCGCGCCCTCTCCAGCCTGAAACTGGCCCCGGGCCACCAGCTCGTCGGCTACTCCGGCGACAACTTCACCGGCACCGCGTGGACCTACACCACCGACAACGCCGCCGTCCGGAACAAGATCACTTCCCTGAAGGTCGTGTTCGACCCGTCCGCCTACTTCAAGGTCGTCAACGTCACCGACGCTCTTGCGCTGGACAGCGGCGGCGACGTCGGCTCCGGCTCCAACCTCAAGCAGTGGACCTGGGACGGCAGCCCCAACCTCCAGTGGCAGGCGGTCGAACTCGGCAACGGCTACTACAAACTGGTCAACCGCACCAACGGCATGGTCGCCGACGGCTGGGGCGCCACCTCCGACGGTTCCCCCGTCCGACAGGCGGCGTGGAACGGCGGCACCAACCAGCAGTGGCAGATCACCCACCGCGGCGACGGCCGGTACTCCATCGCCAACCGCACCAGCGGTCTCGTCCTGGACGGCGGCGGCGACGTGGCCTCGGGCTCAGTGACCAAGCAGTGGACCTACGGCAGCAGCACCAACCTGCTGTGGACCTTCACCGAAGTCTGA
- a CDS encoding FadR/GntR family transcriptional regulator codes for MSLTDKAIEQIRELIRTGALPPGSKLPPEPDLAAQLGLSRNLAREAVKALAVARVLEVRRGDGTYVTSLQPSLLLEGLGGAVELLQGDSGALQDLMEVRRLLEPAATALAATRIADEQLAEVKMHLDAMREARDDVEQLNAHDAAFHRAVVSATGNESLLTLLEGISGRTLRARIWRGLVDTQVAGRTLTEHEAIFTALSNRDAALSKAAALLHVSNTEQWLREHLRSTESPAGSVRSGA; via the coding sequence ATGTCCCTGACGGACAAGGCCATCGAGCAGATCCGTGAGCTGATCCGCACCGGCGCCCTGCCTCCTGGCTCGAAGCTGCCGCCGGAACCGGACCTCGCGGCCCAGCTGGGCCTGTCCCGCAATCTGGCCCGCGAAGCGGTGAAGGCACTCGCCGTCGCACGGGTTCTGGAGGTCCGGCGGGGCGACGGCACCTATGTGACCAGCCTGCAGCCGAGCCTGCTCCTGGAGGGGCTGGGCGGTGCGGTGGAGCTCCTGCAGGGCGACTCGGGCGCCCTGCAGGACCTGATGGAGGTACGGCGGCTCCTCGAACCGGCCGCCACCGCGCTGGCCGCCACCCGGATCGCCGACGAGCAGCTGGCCGAGGTGAAGATGCACCTGGACGCCATGCGCGAGGCACGCGACGACGTCGAGCAGCTCAACGCCCACGACGCGGCCTTCCATCGCGCCGTCGTCTCGGCCACCGGCAACGAGTCCCTGCTCACCCTCCTGGAAGGCATCTCCGGCCGCACCCTGCGCGCCCGCATCTGGCGCGGTCTGGTCGACACCCAGGTCGCGGGCCGGACACTCACCGAGCACGAGGCGATCTTCACGGCCCTGTCCAACCGCGACGCCGCCCTCAGCAAGGCGGCCGCGCTGCTGCACGTGAGCAACACCGAGCAGTGGCTGAGAGAACACCTGCGCTCGACCGAGTCCCCGGCCGGGTCGGTCAGGAGCGGCGCTTGA
- a CDS encoding acyl-CoA dehydrogenase family protein, with product MDFGLTHEQDLLRATARQFVADVCPAEKAKKWDEEGAVPPELFRGMADLGWFSLPFSEEEGGDGGGPLELILIAEELGRASFDVAMCYIGVLIPGITVFRWGSEAQRAFIREQVMTGRHRLAVGLSEPDSGSDAAALRTTAEDRGEHFLVRGQKAWCTGAGLPDTTIATYVRTGPREPKHGGISLLLVDPAAQGVEVRRTPTLARHILGTNEVFFNDVRVPRENLVGPRDDGWKVMLSNIELEKVIITGGYLGAAQSTLDEMLEYARTRHAFGRPIGNFQALAHAMADLQTEIDSARLLAYRAAWLLAQGKPCTREGSMAKLKGSETYVAAARLGMQVCAGHGFSTESVMSFRYRESIVATISGGTSQIQRNGIARSMGLRSY from the coding sequence GTGGACTTCGGGCTGACCCACGAGCAGGACCTGTTGCGCGCGACGGCACGGCAGTTCGTCGCCGATGTGTGTCCGGCCGAGAAGGCCAAGAAGTGGGACGAGGAGGGCGCCGTACCGCCCGAGCTGTTCCGCGGCATGGCCGATCTGGGCTGGTTCTCCCTCCCGTTCAGTGAAGAGGAGGGCGGCGACGGCGGCGGGCCGCTCGAGCTCATCCTGATCGCCGAGGAGCTGGGGCGGGCCAGCTTCGACGTGGCCATGTGCTACATCGGCGTACTCATCCCCGGGATCACGGTCTTCCGATGGGGCAGCGAGGCGCAGCGCGCCTTCATCCGCGAGCAGGTCATGACCGGCCGCCACCGGCTCGCCGTCGGCCTCAGCGAACCGGACAGCGGCTCCGACGCGGCCGCGCTGCGCACCACCGCCGAGGACCGGGGGGAGCACTTCCTGGTGCGCGGACAGAAGGCCTGGTGCACGGGCGCCGGGCTGCCCGACACCACCATCGCCACCTACGTGCGCACCGGTCCCCGCGAGCCGAAGCACGGCGGCATCAGCCTGCTGCTCGTCGACCCGGCGGCGCAGGGCGTCGAGGTGCGCCGCACCCCCACGCTCGCCCGGCACATCCTCGGTACCAACGAGGTCTTCTTCAACGACGTCCGCGTGCCCAGGGAGAACCTCGTCGGCCCGCGCGACGACGGCTGGAAGGTGATGCTCTCCAACATCGAGCTGGAGAAGGTGATCATTACCGGCGGTTATCTGGGGGCCGCTCAGTCCACCCTGGACGAGATGCTGGAGTACGCCCGCACCCGCCACGCCTTCGGCCGCCCGATCGGCAACTTCCAGGCCCTGGCCCACGCCATGGCCGACCTGCAGACGGAGATCGACTCGGCCCGGTTGCTCGCCTACCGCGCCGCCTGGCTGCTCGCCCAGGGCAAGCCGTGCACCCGCGAGGGCTCGATGGCGAAGCTGAAGGGTTCGGAGACCTATGTGGCGGCCGCCCGGCTCGGCATGCAGGTCTGCGCGGGGCACGGCTTCTCCACCGAGAGCGTGATGAGCTTCCGCTACCGCGAGTCGATCGTCGCCACGATCTCCGGGGGGACCAGCCAGATCCAGCGCAACGGGATCGCCCGCAGCATGGGCCTGCGGTCCTACTGA
- a CDS encoding PaaI family thioesterase, with protein MANTTGTWAGADFQEPPRSPGGVALCGACRGSGSCRLGVRRERLDDDGVAWFELACPRDQEGGPDVAHGGWTAAVLDDCLGHLPLLHRVLSVTAELSVSFVKPVPVERPLEVRAWVERREGSRWYIGGEMVLLPARAVLARASGIWVTRDRGHFARHEQWLAGQDAAGGGQ; from the coding sequence ATGGCGAACACGACGGGGACCTGGGCGGGCGCGGACTTCCAGGAGCCGCCCCGCAGCCCCGGCGGGGTGGCGCTGTGCGGAGCGTGCCGCGGTTCGGGTTCCTGCCGGCTGGGCGTGCGGCGCGAGCGTCTCGACGACGACGGTGTGGCGTGGTTCGAACTGGCCTGCCCTCGCGACCAGGAGGGCGGCCCGGATGTGGCGCACGGCGGCTGGACGGCGGCGGTGCTGGACGACTGCCTCGGTCATCTGCCGCTGCTGCACCGGGTGTTGAGCGTGACGGCGGAACTGAGCGTGAGCTTCGTCAAGCCCGTGCCGGTGGAACGGCCGCTGGAGGTCAGGGCCTGGGTGGAGCGGCGCGAGGGCTCACGCTGGTACATCGGCGGCGAGATGGTCCTGCTGCCGGCCCGGGCCGTGCTGGCCCGGGCCTCCGGGATCTGGGTGACCCGGGACCGGGGCCATTTCGCCCGGCACGAGCAGTGGCTGGCCGGGCAGGACGCGGCCGGGGGCGGTCAGTAG
- a CDS encoding LLM class flavin-dependent oxidoreductase, which produces MKVGIYFDLRNPPPWRQSWSRVYGFALEMCEEADRLGLDSVWFSEHHGFEDGYLPQPLTMAAAAAARTRRVRLGTAVVPAPLHAAPELAEQAAVVDIISDGRLDLGLGTGYRVPEYRLFGADLAKRYTTTDQRVREIRGLWAESLVTPGPVQDPLPIWLGYQGPQGARRAGRLGTGLLSLNPALLAPYREGLAESGYDASAARMQGSFTTFVTEDPEGDWPVVRRHLAYQWDSYRRYMVEGTDRPVPRPIDPEKWRESGLSASGVGQFLYGTPQETAEAVTAYVAGLPVEGVFLWASLAGMPEEMVARQVQLIAGKLRPLLADV; this is translated from the coding sequence GTGAAGGTGGGCATCTACTTCGACCTGCGCAACCCGCCGCCCTGGCGGCAGAGCTGGTCGCGGGTCTACGGGTTCGCCCTGGAGATGTGCGAGGAGGCGGACCGGCTGGGCCTCGACTCGGTCTGGTTCTCCGAGCACCACGGCTTCGAGGACGGGTATCTCCCCCAGCCGCTCACCATGGCGGCGGCGGCCGCGGCCCGTACCCGCCGGGTGCGCCTGGGCACCGCGGTCGTCCCGGCGCCCCTGCACGCGGCCCCCGAGCTCGCCGAACAGGCGGCGGTCGTGGACATCATCAGCGACGGCCGCCTGGACCTCGGCCTCGGCACGGGCTACCGGGTGCCCGAGTACCGGCTGTTCGGCGCCGACCTGGCCAAGCGCTACACCACGACCGACCAACGGGTGCGGGAGATCCGCGGCCTGTGGGCCGAGTCCCTGGTCACCCCGGGTCCGGTCCAGGACCCGCTGCCGATCTGGCTCGGCTACCAGGGCCCGCAGGGCGCCCGGCGGGCCGGCCGGCTCGGCACGGGGCTGCTGTCCCTGAACCCCGCCCTGCTGGCGCCGTACCGGGAGGGGCTCGCCGAGAGCGGGTACGACGCCTCGGCGGCCCGGATGCAGGGCTCGTTCACCACGTTCGTCACCGAGGACCCCGAGGGCGACTGGCCCGTGGTGCGCAGACACCTGGCGTACCAGTGGGACAGCTACCGCCGGTACATGGTCGAGGGGACCGACCGGCCCGTGCCGCGCCCCATCGACCCCGAGAAGTGGCGGGAGAGCGGGCTGAGTGCGAGCGGCGTCGGACAGTTCCTGTACGGCACCCCGCAGGAGACCGCCGAGGCCGTCACCGCGTACGTGGCAGGGTTGCCGGTGGAAGGGGTGTTCCTGTGGGCCTCGCTCGCCGGGATGCCCGAGGAGATGGTGGCCCGCCAGGTCCAGCTCATCGCCGGGAAGCTGCGTCCGCTGCTCGCGGACGTCTGA
- a CDS encoding bifunctional acetate--CoA ligase family protein/GNAT family N-acetyltransferase, translating to MTTPPYPSYPDDLERPGLVRTGRSTFVRPIRPEDSDRLVAFVGSLSRATLAYRSLGPVVRARDDVIRRGAQVDYLNELALVALAGEEIAGLVRYVRDPGEPEHAEVTFTIRDDHQSEGFGRLLLEHIAAAARARGIRVLEADVLADNTRMINVFLGSGYRVEAGPPGQIIHFEIAVDPQAQAVARAERREHTAVRRSLRPLLEPRSVAVIGANRQPLTIGHEIVANLLRGGFGGSVFPVNPRAERIAGVRAYAGVRELPEPADLALVAVRAEAVPEVVRECAEAGVRAVVVVSTGFGETGTEGRSAELELARFARASGMRLVGPNCMGVLNTTPAARLAATFSPALPAPGRVAMSSQSGPLGLAVLDHARRLRLGFSGFVSVGHAVDVSTDELLQWWEEDPATSVILLHVETFGDPRRFARVARRVAPRKPIVAVHPGPADSVASSLFAQSGVIRTSSLQELFDVALLLAHQPPPPGDRVAVITNAGGPAALTVGACTANGLRVPPLSERTRHTLRASLAPHAEVANPIDLTPTATAAHYRRALEAALADDGVDAAVVLFMPPLADKPDEVAAAILDAAATAPDKPVVTSFLGGAGVADLLHRDELVVPTYTFPEAAAASLGHAAAYQAWRRTPAGVVPDLTGVDAARARSLVASCAPGPVPAAVAAELLAAYGIAVRDSPPGPGQDAFLSVGADPVFGPVVSFGLTGDYADLMADVAHRVTPLSDRDAREMIRSLRATPLLDGRAGGPGVDLAALEETVLRVSAMVDDLPRIEALELRPVRLLPPGHGVAVTHAAIRLADDTTGGGPA from the coding sequence GTGACCACTCCCCCGTACCCCTCGTACCCGGACGACCTGGAGCGGCCCGGGCTGGTCAGGACCGGGCGGTCGACCTTCGTCAGGCCCATCCGGCCCGAGGACTCCGACCGGCTGGTCGCCTTCGTGGGCAGCCTCTCCCGGGCGACCCTGGCCTACCGCTCCCTGGGCCCGGTGGTCCGCGCCCGCGACGACGTCATCCGGCGCGGCGCCCAGGTGGACTACCTCAACGAGCTGGCGCTCGTCGCCCTGGCCGGCGAGGAGATCGCCGGCCTGGTCCGCTATGTCCGTGACCCCGGCGAACCGGAGCACGCCGAGGTCACGTTCACCATCCGGGACGACCACCAGAGCGAGGGGTTCGGCCGGCTGCTCCTGGAGCACATCGCGGCCGCCGCGCGCGCCCGGGGCATCCGGGTGCTGGAGGCCGACGTCCTCGCCGACAACACCCGGATGATCAATGTCTTCCTCGGCTCCGGCTACCGGGTGGAGGCCGGACCGCCCGGCCAGATCATCCACTTCGAGATCGCAGTCGACCCGCAGGCCCAGGCCGTCGCACGCGCCGAGCGCCGCGAACACACGGCCGTACGGCGCTCCCTGCGGCCCCTGCTCGAACCACGTTCGGTCGCCGTGATCGGCGCCAACCGCCAACCGCTGACGATCGGCCACGAGATCGTGGCCAACCTGCTGCGGGGCGGCTTCGGCGGCAGTGTGTTCCCGGTCAACCCGCGGGCGGAGCGGATCGCCGGGGTGCGGGCGTACGCCGGGGTGCGGGAGCTTCCCGAGCCTGCGGATCTGGCGCTGGTGGCCGTGCGCGCCGAGGCCGTGCCCGAGGTCGTACGGGAATGTGCCGAGGCCGGGGTCAGGGCGGTGGTCGTCGTCTCGACCGGCTTCGGGGAGACGGGGACCGAGGGACGCTCGGCCGAGCTGGAGCTGGCCCGCTTCGCCCGCGCCTCCGGGATGCGCCTGGTGGGCCCCAACTGCATGGGCGTACTCAACACGACGCCCGCCGCGCGGCTGGCCGCGACCTTCTCGCCCGCCCTGCCGGCGCCCGGCCGGGTGGCGATGTCCAGCCAGTCCGGGCCGCTCGGGCTCGCGGTCCTCGACCACGCCCGGCGGCTGCGGCTCGGTTTCTCCGGCTTCGTGTCGGTGGGCCACGCCGTGGACGTCTCCACCGACGAACTGCTCCAGTGGTGGGAGGAGGACCCGGCGACCTCGGTGATCCTGCTGCACGTGGAGACGTTCGGCGATCCGCGCCGGTTCGCCCGCGTCGCCCGCCGGGTCGCCCCGCGCAAGCCGATCGTCGCCGTCCACCCGGGCCCCGCGGACTCGGTGGCGAGTTCGCTGTTCGCCCAGTCCGGAGTGATCCGCACCAGCAGTCTCCAGGAGCTGTTCGACGTCGCCCTGCTGCTCGCCCACCAGCCTCCCCCGCCCGGCGACCGGGTCGCCGTGATCACCAACGCGGGCGGCCCCGCGGCCCTGACGGTCGGGGCGTGCACGGCGAACGGGCTGCGCGTGCCCCCGCTGAGCGAGCGCACCCGGCACACGCTCCGCGCGTCCCTCGCGCCCCACGCGGAGGTCGCCAACCCCATCGACCTGACCCCCACGGCCACCGCCGCGCACTACCGTCGGGCGCTGGAGGCGGCCCTGGCGGACGACGGCGTCGACGCGGCGGTCGTCCTGTTCATGCCGCCGCTCGCGGACAAGCCCGACGAGGTGGCGGCCGCCATCCTCGACGCGGCCGCGACCGCCCCGGACAAGCCGGTGGTGACGAGCTTCCTGGGCGGCGCTGGGGTCGCCGACCTGCTCCACCGGGACGAACTCGTCGTCCCCACCTACACGTTCCCCGAAGCGGCGGCCGCCTCGCTCGGTCACGCGGCGGCCTATCAGGCCTGGCGCCGCACCCCCGCGGGCGTCGTCCCCGACCTCACGGGAGTCGACGCGGCGCGCGCCCGGTCGCTGGTCGCCTCCTGTGCCCCCGGCCCGGTTCCGGCAGCGGTCGCCGCCGAGTTGCTGGCGGCGTACGGAATCGCCGTACGCGACTCCCCGCCGGGCCCGGGGCAGGACGCGTTCCTCTCCGTCGGCGCGGACCCGGTCTTCGGGCCGGTGGTCTCCTTCGGGCTCACCGGGGACTACGCCGACCTCATGGCGGACGTCGCACACCGCGTCACCCCGCTCAGCGACCGCGACGCCCGGGAGATGATCCGCTCGCTGCGCGCGACCCCGCTGCTGGACGGCCGGGCGGGCGGGCCCGGGGTGGACCTCGCGGCACTGGAGGAGACCGTCCTGCGGGTCTCGGCGATGGTCGACGACCTCCCCCGCATCGAGGCCCTGGAGCTGCGTCCCGTACGGCTGCTGCCGCCCGGGCACGGGGTCGCCGTCACGCACGCGGCGATCCGACTCGCGGACGACACCACAGGAGGCGGTCCGGCGTGA
- a CDS encoding amidohydrolase family protein yields MTKIWVNSGDSHVMEPADVWTERLPARLGARAPRSERGEKYEMLYIDGERIDRQLGDFMDAMRPPGAWDLKVRLKDLDQEGVWSQLAFPSMGFWLVSITDRELARETVRAWNDWAYDEILSKNKRVITTACVSTADVGDAVTELERAAEMGFKAVFLPCSTREGEEYALDRWEPLWTAAERAGMVLGFHIGTGGQNVVFRGPGGAVVNYMETTYPGMRVVSHLVAGGALDRHPDLKILIAEGGAGWVPAIGDRMDEAYRQHGMFVRPKLSRLPSEIIRQQVYASFQHDKSSVEIVESTGYRNVMWGDDYPHLEGTYGHTQATLHDLFDGVPDDVRERVTRGTFNELFGLPDQTPQEAAV; encoded by the coding sequence ATGACGAAGATCTGGGTCAACTCCGGGGACTCCCATGTGATGGAACCCGCCGACGTGTGGACCGAGCGGCTGCCCGCGCGGCTCGGCGCCCGGGCCCCGCGCAGCGAGCGCGGGGAGAAGTACGAGATGCTCTACATCGACGGCGAGCGCATCGACCGCCAGCTCGGCGACTTCATGGACGCCATGCGCCCGCCGGGTGCCTGGGACCTGAAGGTCCGGCTCAAGGACCTCGACCAGGAGGGCGTCTGGTCCCAGCTCGCCTTCCCCTCCATGGGGTTCTGGCTCGTGTCGATCACCGACCGGGAGCTGGCCCGGGAGACCGTGCGGGCCTGGAACGACTGGGCGTACGACGAGATCCTCAGCAAGAACAAGCGCGTGATCACCACCGCCTGCGTCTCGACGGCGGACGTCGGCGACGCGGTCACCGAGCTGGAGCGGGCGGCCGAGATGGGCTTCAAGGCCGTCTTCCTGCCCTGCTCGACCCGGGAGGGCGAGGAGTACGCCCTCGACCGCTGGGAACCGCTGTGGACCGCGGCCGAACGGGCGGGCATGGTGCTCGGCTTCCACATCGGCACGGGCGGCCAGAACGTCGTCTTCCGCGGGCCCGGCGGCGCGGTCGTCAACTACATGGAGACGACCTACCCGGGCATGCGGGTGGTGTCCCACCTGGTCGCGGGCGGCGCCCTCGACCGGCACCCGGACCTGAAGATCCTCATCGCGGAGGGCGGCGCGGGCTGGGTGCCGGCCATCGGCGACCGCATGGACGAGGCCTACCGCCAGCACGGCATGTTCGTCCGGCCGAAGCTGAGCCGGCTGCCCAGCGAGATCATCCGGCAGCAGGTGTACGCGTCCTTCCAGCACGACAAGAGCTCGGTGGAGATCGTCGAGTCGACCGGCTACCGCAACGTGATGTGGGGCGACGACTACCCCCACCTGGAGGGCACCTACGGGCACACCCAGGCCACGCTGCACGACCTGTTCGACGGAGTGCCGGACGACGTCCGCGAACGCGTCACGCGCGGCACCTTCAACGAACTCTTCGGCCTGCCGGACCAGACCCCCCAGGAGGCGGCCGTCTGA